A region of Thermococcus argininiproducens DNA encodes the following proteins:
- a CDS encoding ABC transporter ATP-binding protein has product MEEVPIIEMKGIVKVYPDGTKALKGVDFSVRKGEIHGLLGENGAGKTTLMKILSGMLHPTEGKILVNGKEVRFKSPADALANGIGMVHQHFTLVDVFDGLHNIILGMEGHGLFSKIDVEKARKKLQKLMDDLNFQVSLDVPVETLPVGVQQRIEILKTLYRDVDVLILDEPTAVLTPIEVKELFEVLKKLKSQGKTIIFISHKLKEVMEITDRVTVLRKGELIGTVNTSETSPKELAKMMVGREVVLKIEKPPKEAGKPVLQVQDLWVRGDRGQDAVKGLTFEVRAGEIFGIAGVEGNGQTELIEAISGLRKIAKGKVILNGKDITGRPPKELYDLGVAHIPEDRIHMGLVTEMSVAENSILGLHWRDTFRGPVGMLRWDKAKEHAAKLVENFEVLVPSIESPAKSLSGGNQQKLIVAREVSKQPEFIIASQPTRGVDVASTEYIRNYLIKLRNENKAVLLVSADLDEVLQLSDRMAIMYEGKFVGIVKPEEVTEEQIGLMMGGIKHES; this is encoded by the coding sequence ATGGAAGAAGTACCAATTATTGAAATGAAAGGGATTGTCAAAGTATATCCAGATGGCACAAAAGCCCTTAAAGGTGTTGATTTTTCCGTAAGAAAAGGTGAGATTCACGGGTTATTGGGTGAGAATGGAGCCGGAAAAACAACTTTAATGAAGATACTCTCTGGAATGCTTCATCCAACAGAGGGTAAAATACTTGTGAACGGAAAAGAAGTGAGATTTAAAAGTCCTGCTGATGCTCTTGCAAATGGAATTGGTATGGTTCACCAGCATTTCACGCTGGTAGATGTTTTTGATGGACTCCACAATATTATCTTGGGAATGGAGGGTCACGGTCTCTTCTCTAAAATAGATGTTGAAAAAGCGAGAAAAAAACTGCAAAAGCTTATGGATGATTTAAACTTTCAAGTTTCCCTTGATGTTCCTGTAGAAACCCTCCCAGTTGGTGTCCAACAAAGGATTGAAATTTTAAAAACCCTCTACAGAGACGTGGATGTACTTATTTTAGATGAACCAACTGCAGTGCTTACTCCAATAGAAGTGAAAGAGCTTTTCGAAGTACTCAAAAAGCTAAAATCTCAAGGTAAAACGATCATCTTTATCAGTCATAAACTCAAAGAAGTTATGGAGATAACGGATAGAGTAACCGTTCTCAGAAAAGGAGAACTAATAGGAACTGTAAATACAAGTGAAACATCCCCCAAGGAATTAGCCAAAATGATGGTAGGGAGGGAAGTGGTTCTCAAAATAGAGAAACCTCCAAAAGAAGCTGGTAAGCCAGTGCTGCAAGTGCAAGATCTGTGGGTAAGAGGGGACAGAGGTCAAGATGCTGTAAAGGGCCTGACATTTGAAGTGAGAGCCGGGGAGATTTTTGGAATAGCAGGAGTTGAAGGAAACGGACAAACCGAACTCATAGAAGCCATAAGTGGATTAAGAAAAATTGCAAAAGGTAAAGTCATTCTTAACGGAAAAGACATCACTGGAAGACCACCAAAAGAGCTCTACGATCTTGGAGTGGCCCACATTCCAGAGGATAGGATCCACATGGGCCTGGTAACCGAGATGAGTGTTGCTGAAAACTCAATCCTTGGACTTCACTGGAGAGACACATTTAGGGGCCCCGTGGGAATGCTAAGGTGGGATAAAGCTAAGGAACATGCGGCAAAACTTGTAGAGAACTTTGAGGTCTTGGTTCCAAGTATAGAGTCCCCAGCAAAGAGCTTGAGTGGAGGAAATCAACAAAAGCTTATTGTGGCAAGAGAAGTGAGCAAACAACCAGAATTCATTATAGCATCTCAGCCTACAAGAGGTGTTGATGTTGCTTCGACAGAGTACATAAGAAATTACTTGATAAAACTTAGGAATGAGAATAAGGCTGTTCTTTTAGTATCTGCAGATTTGGATGAAGTTCTCCAGCTTAGTGATAGAATGGCAATAATGTATGAAGGAAAGTTCGTTGGAATCGTAAAGCCTGAAGAAGTTACTGAAGAACAAATAGGACTAATGATGGGAGGTATAAAACATGAAAGCTAA
- a CDS encoding ABC transporter permease produces MKANIKGFFKPLVESLIAIIIGMLIGAIILAFSGYSPTEAYVALFDGALGSKYGWAMTLSAATPIILTALTFGLGARTGLFNIGAEGTVYFGAIAAIIFTNILGNVLIGLLGGIIAGLVWMSIPAFLKVFRGVNEVVSTIMLNWMAYFIALYIVLQKIPNPDDPNKTIAVPVSARFPIVIRGTELSWAFVISVAAALIAYYILWHTTLGYELRVSGYNERAARYGGINPKKAVIWSFLLGGIMSGLAGATEVMGRPPSYAISQGMANIYGYGFDGIGVSLVGRNHPIGIIFSGIFFGMLKAGATAMQIEAGVPLEMVRMVQGIIVVTVAIPGLLDLLKRVVRK; encoded by the coding sequence ATGAAAGCTAACATTAAAGGGTTCTTTAAGCCTCTTGTAGAAAGTCTAATAGCCATCATAATAGGAATGTTAATAGGTGCCATTATACTGGCATTCTCTGGATATAGTCCAACTGAGGCATATGTAGCCCTCTTTGATGGTGCATTAGGCTCCAAATATGGATGGGCTATGACCCTAAGTGCAGCAACGCCAATAATTTTAACCGCACTAACCTTTGGACTTGGTGCAAGGACTGGTTTATTCAACATAGGTGCCGAAGGAACAGTGTATTTTGGAGCTATAGCTGCAATTATCTTCACTAATATTCTGGGAAATGTTTTAATAGGACTTCTTGGTGGAATAATTGCGGGACTTGTGTGGATGTCCATTCCTGCCTTTTTAAAGGTCTTTAGAGGAGTTAATGAAGTTGTTTCTACAATCATGTTAAATTGGATGGCATATTTCATTGCCTTATACATAGTCCTTCAGAAGATACCCAATCCAGATGACCCAAACAAAACCATAGCCGTCCCTGTAAGTGCGAGATTTCCAATAGTAATAAGGGGAACAGAGTTATCATGGGCCTTTGTCATTTCCGTGGCAGCAGCTCTCATAGCATATTACATTCTCTGGCATACCACATTGGGCTATGAATTAAGAGTTAGTGGATATAACGAACGCGCAGCACGTTATGGGGGTATAAACCCCAAAAAAGCAGTGATATGGTCATTCCTATTAGGCGGAATTATGAGCGGTCTAGCTGGAGCTACTGAAGTCATGGGGAGACCACCAAGCTATGCAATAAGTCAGGGAATGGCAAACATTTATGGATACGGATTCGATGGAATTGGAGTCTCATTAGTGGGCAGAAACCACCCCATTGGAATAATATTCAGTGGAATATTCTTTGGTATGCTTAAAGCTGGAGCTACAGCTATGCAAATTGAAGCAGGAGTTCCTTTAGAGATGGTTAGAATGGTTCAAGGAATTATAGTCGTTACAGTCGCCATACCAGGACTTTTGGATCTATTGAAAAGGGTGGTGAGAAAATGA
- a CDS encoding BMP family lipoprotein, with protein MKNRGLAVFLIGVLLFSVAVSGCIGGEKTETQTTTPQYAGKIAVVYDVGGRGDLSFNDMAYLGASKAAKEFNLELKEVQSNTESDYLPNLRSLAQTGEYNLIIAVGFMMTDAVTQVADEFPDQKFAIVDGFIPDKPNVVSILFKENEGSALIGALAALIAANDGKDKVGAVLGIEIPVLYKFEGGYRFGIKWAEDYYKQKTGNEVKIDLLYTYTGSFTDPAKGKTAAQAQLGQGAWVIYQIAGAVGLGVFDAVDEYLKSQGKEMGPPFAVGVDSAQDWIKPGVIIASMMKRVDVGVYKAVEMAIKGNWQGGIMELGLNEQGVGVSTIDAVKEMFNSLPEDTKQQKLKELGLASEDELFAKLEETRKQVPDWIWQAVAELEEKIKSGEIKVPMATTKEQIEAIRNAQTWQEMEDLAKQWESS; from the coding sequence ATGAAGAATAGAGGATTAGCAGTATTTTTGATAGGAGTTTTGCTGTTTAGTGTTGCCGTAAGTGGGTGTATTGGTGGAGAGAAAACAGAGACACAAACAACCACTCCCCAATACGCAGGAAAGATTGCAGTGGTTTATGATGTTGGTGGAAGAGGAGACTTAAGCTTCAACGACATGGCATACCTCGGAGCATCCAAAGCAGCTAAAGAATTTAACCTCGAGCTTAAGGAAGTACAAAGCAATACAGAATCAGATTATTTACCAAACCTCAGAAGCCTCGCCCAAACAGGAGAATACAATCTCATAATAGCCGTTGGTTTTATGATGACTGACGCAGTAACACAAGTAGCAGATGAATTCCCAGATCAGAAGTTCGCTATCGTTGATGGATTTATTCCAGACAAACCGAATGTCGTAAGCATCCTATTTAAGGAAAACGAAGGATCAGCCTTGATAGGAGCCCTTGCTGCTTTAATAGCCGCAAACGATGGAAAGGATAAGGTTGGAGCCGTCCTTGGTATTGAAATTCCAGTTCTTTACAAATTCGAAGGCGGTTACAGATTTGGAATTAAGTGGGCCGAGGATTACTACAAGCAAAAAACTGGAAATGAGGTAAAAATAGATCTTCTTTACACTTACACAGGTTCATTTACAGATCCTGCTAAAGGTAAGACAGCAGCCCAAGCCCAACTCGGACAAGGAGCTTGGGTAATTTACCAAATAGCTGGAGCTGTTGGACTTGGTGTCTTTGACGCTGTTGATGAGTACCTCAAGAGCCAAGGAAAGGAGATGGGCCCCCCATTCGCTGTTGGTGTTGACTCAGCCCAAGACTGGATTAAACCAGGCGTTATAATTGCTTCAATGATGAAGAGAGTAGATGTCGGTGTCTACAAGGCTGTTGAAATGGCCATTAAAGGCAACTGGCAAGGTGGAATAATGGAGCTTGGGCTTAATGAGCAAGGTGTTGGGGTAAGCACCATCGATGCAGTCAAAGAGATGTTTAACTCATTACCAGAAGACACCAAGCAGCAAAAACTCAAAGAACTAGGACTCGCTAGCGAAGATGAGCTCTTTGCTAAGCTTGAGGAAACGAGAAAACAAGTTCCAGACTGGATATGGCAGGCCGTTGCAGAGCTTGAAGAGAAGATCAAGAGTGGAGAAATAAAGGTCCCAATGGCAACCACCAAAGAACAAATCGAAGCCATAAGAAATGCCCAAACCTGGCAAGAAATGGAAGACTTAGCAAAACAATGGGAAAGCAGCTGA
- a CDS encoding ABC transporter permease codes for MMDAVISTLIGALTTMVPLVLTSVGAVVSERAGVVNIGYEGILLMSAFFGAIFAEITGNPWIGLLGGAFVGALLGMLHGFITVYLKGDHVIPGIGVNLLALGIVAFGIPAYWGTAGQHQVPSNVRIEPLIKTAYGSLSPMVIITIVITVLTHWVLFRTPLGLRIRSVGENPEAADALGINVERYRFLATVYGATLAGLGGAFMSVDWLGTVTKQLSAGRGFIALANMVFSGWNPLRALLGGFIFGFFDNLSVWVRTTPAVQKVIPWQFVATLPYLVTLIIVAGIIGKVRVPKWDGKPYKRE; via the coding sequence ATGATGGATGCAGTAATTTCAACCCTCATAGGAGCATTAACAACAATGGTCCCCTTGGTCCTTACAAGTGTGGGAGCAGTGGTAAGCGAGAGAGCTGGTGTAGTGAATATTGGATATGAGGGAATACTGCTCATGAGCGCATTTTTTGGAGCTATTTTTGCCGAAATTACTGGGAATCCATGGATAGGACTCCTAGGAGGGGCATTTGTAGGTGCACTCCTTGGAATGCTCCATGGATTCATAACAGTGTATCTAAAGGGAGATCACGTTATACCGGGTATAGGTGTCAATTTACTCGCATTAGGTATAGTAGCCTTTGGAATCCCTGCATATTGGGGAACAGCAGGTCAGCACCAAGTACCCTCAAACGTTAGAATAGAACCCCTGATAAAGACTGCCTACGGAAGTTTAAGTCCAATGGTCATCATAACAATAGTAATTACTGTGCTGACCCATTGGGTGCTCTTTAGAACTCCATTAGGACTTAGAATACGGTCTGTAGGTGAGAATCCAGAAGCAGCTGATGCGTTAGGTATTAACGTCGAACGTTATAGGTTTTTGGCCACAGTTTACGGAGCAACTCTTGCCGGCCTTGGAGGAGCTTTTATGAGTGTTGATTGGCTCGGTACAGTTACAAAACAGCTTTCAGCAGGAAGGGGTTTCATAGCATTAGCAAACATGGTATTCAGTGGATGGAATCCATTAAGAGCCCTTCTAGGAGGATTCATCTTTGGATTCTTTGACAACCTCTCAGTATGGGTCAGGACAACACCAGCAGTTCAGAAAGTTATTCCATGGCAGTTTGTGGCAACACTCCCCTATCTGGTGACTTTGATCATAGTTGCAGGAATAATAGGAAAAGTAAGAGTTCCCAAGTGGGATGGAAAACCTTACAAGAGAGAGTGA
- a CDS encoding metal ABC transporter solute-binding protein, Zn/Mn family, whose translation MRKIIIFLIIMLSLSSPVIAQERPLVITSIAPIAEIIREAFGESVQVEYLVPPGVDPHQYQLTPEQIEKIQKADVILTIGHLPAEEKIEEIEKEGILKGEVLGIEDYQKHGFHYLPERWYYNKNNPHGVWLDPYNALAIADAVKDVLSAFYPHESYFDIQYSLFRAKIEGMILSYQALNITGKRAIVELPSQQYAVEWMGMEVVSSIRPEEEVPARSVDELLEIAKTIDVIIYSEDSPTSLKEAAFELSRRSGVPAVEVSTTWIGKKYSEVLAQNSANILLAFKEPPYKEVPQSASLNTTYIFLSFIVGITLGAAIGVIIKK comes from the coding sequence ATGAGAAAGATAATAATATTTTTGATAATCATGCTTTCACTCTCTTCCCCAGTCATAGCTCAAGAAAGACCACTAGTAATCACAAGCATAGCTCCGATAGCAGAAATAATTAGAGAAGCCTTTGGGGAAAGTGTTCAAGTGGAATATCTTGTCCCTCCAGGGGTTGATCCACACCAGTACCAACTTACTCCAGAACAAATTGAAAAAATTCAGAAGGCTGATGTTATACTCACGATTGGTCATTTACCAGCTGAAGAAAAAATAGAGGAGATTGAGAAAGAAGGAATCTTGAAGGGAGAAGTTTTGGGCATAGAAGATTACCAAAAGCATGGTTTTCATTATCTTCCTGAGAGGTGGTACTATAACAAGAATAACCCTCATGGAGTGTGGCTTGACCCATACAATGCCCTTGCAATTGCTGATGCAGTTAAAGATGTTTTGTCTGCTTTTTATCCTCATGAGAGTTATTTTGATATCCAGTACTCTCTATTTAGAGCTAAGATAGAGGGTATGATTCTTTCTTATCAAGCTCTTAACATAACGGGAAAAAGAGCAATAGTTGAACTTCCTTCTCAACAGTATGCAGTGGAATGGATGGGGATGGAAGTTGTAAGTTCAATAAGACCTGAAGAGGAAGTTCCGGCTAGAAGTGTAGATGAGCTTTTAGAAATAGCAAAAACTATCGACGTGATAATCTACTCTGAGGATTCTCCTACCTCTTTAAAAGAGGCTGCTTTTGAGCTTTCACGAAGAAGTGGAGTGCCAGCAGTTGAAGTCTCTACGACATGGATAGGCAAGAAATATTCGGAAGTACTTGCCCAAAATTCTGCTAACATTCTCCTAGCATTTAAGGAGCCTCCATATAAAGAAGTTCCTCAGTCTGCAAGCTTGAACACCACTTATATCTTCCTTTCGTTTATAGTGGGTATAACATTGGGAGCAGCTATAGGCGTAATAATAAAGAAATAA